In Candidatus Zymogenus saltonus, the genomic stretch AATGTTGTTCTGGCTCCTTATGGTCCTCTTTTTCGGGAGAAAGGAATTTTAGTTCGAGATTTTTCTATCGAGGGATAAAGACTCGAACGGTGAGCGGAATCAATACCATCCATTCCTTTGATAGGAGATGAAGGGTCTGGCCTATTTTTGCCGTCTTGGGAGCTTCCGGCCCGAGCGGTTTTAAGGGGAAGTTCCTTGACCATGAAAAAACTTATTGGCAAGAATAACTAAACGGGATTTGATATATAATCTTATGTTACTTTATTTCAGATAATCGATCTTCCAAGCAGGCCATGTCATCGCAAGAAGCAACTTTTAGGGGAAATCTTAAAGATATTCCCTTCCCGAAGCTCCTCTCGGAGATTTACGGGATGGGCATCAGCGGGAACCTTACCTTGAGCAGGGGTAAGGTAAAGAAGGACATTTCCGTCAGCCGTGGAATGCCGTTAAAAATAAACTCCAACCTGCTCCAGGAAGTCCTTGGACGGTATCTCGTCAAGATCGGGAAGATCACCGAAGAGCAGTATCAAAGGACATTGAATGCCGCCTTTGAAACCAAGACGATGCACGGCGCCGTTATGGTGAATTATTCTCTCTTGACGGATGAAGAGCTTAAGAAATATTTGAGAACCCAATCGTTATATAAGCTCTTAAACCTCTTCAAATGGAATGACGGAGAGTATTCCTTTATCAAGAGGGACCTGGCCCCGAAGGGGGGCGATCTTGACGGAATATCAATGCCCACAATTATCATCAGGGGAATAAAGTGGGGCTATTCCCTCGACAGGATTATAAAGGCTATGGGGCCCTACAATAACTATTACCTGTATCCCGGCGAAAGCAAGCTCTTTTCGAAAAACATGATGGGTTTGAATCCCCAAGAGGAGTGGCTGTTAAACCAGATCGACGGAACCCGAACCGTGAGAGAGACCATCCAGATGTCGCCTTTGGAGTTCATCGAATCAAACAAGCTCCTCTACGCGTCGATAATAATGCACATACTCGACGTAAAACAGTCTCCGACACCCTCTCCTTTGAGCTTTGATAAGGCCGAAAAACAGGATGAACTATCCACAAAGATCCTCAAGAAGTATCAGAAGATGGCGAGTCAAAATTATTTCGAGGTCCTCGGGGTCGATCAGGACACTCCCCTCCCCGATATTAAGAAGGCCTATCTTCATCTCGCAAAGAAGTATCATCCCGACTCCTTCCCGCAGGATGTGCTGCCCATGGTGGAAAAAACGGTAAACAGGATCTTCGACACCGTCAACAAGGCGTACAGGGTTCTCTCAAACGAAAAGGAGAGGGATCTGTACATACGCTCCATGTCAGCCCCCGAGGAGAACATGACCGAATCGAAGCTTCAGGACGTCACAAACGCCGAGCTTCAGTTTCAAAAGGGAAAGATATATTTGAAGAAGAAGGACTACAGGAACGCAATGGAGGCCTTCAAGTGGTCGGTTAAGCTCGTTCCGGACGAGGGGGAATATCTGGCGTACCTCGGCTGGGTCCTTTTCCTGTCGGCGGAAAACAAGAAGGGGGACGACGCGGTCAGGGCCATAACGTACTTGAAAAAGGCCGCGGCATTGAATCCCTCCATCGAAAGCCCTTCCATCTTCCTTGGGATTATCTACAAGGTTCAGAATCTGAAAGACGTGGCTATACTCCAGTTTAAAAAGGCCCTGGAGATCAATCCCGACTCCATCGAGGCGCGGCGGGAGCTAAAGGCCATCGGTATCATAAAATCAAGAGAAGAACATAGAGGATTATTTGGTAAAAGGAAAAAATAATGGAGTTTTTATATGGTTGACAAAGTTTCCAAAATATGGATGGACGGTAAGCTTATCCCGTGGGAGGAGGCCAACGTCCATATTCTTACCCACACACTGCATTACGGCCTTGGTGTTTTTGAGGGCATCCGCTGTTACAAGTGCAGCGACGGGAGATCGGCCATCTTCAGGTTGAGGGAGCACGTCGATCGGCTTTTCGGATCGGCCAAGATCTCCTTCATCGACATCCCGTACTCTGAGGATGATATCGCCGAAGCCGTTATTGAGACGCTCAAGGTAAACAATATGGAAGAAGGCTACATAAGGCCCATCGTCTTTATCGGCGACGGAGCCATGGGCGTTCACCCGCAGAAAAATCCCATAAGGACGGCCATAGTAGTCTGGAAGTGGGGCGCTTACCTGGGTGACGACGGTCTCTCGAAGGGGATCAGGGTAAAAACCTCCTCCTTTACCAGACACCACGTAAATACAAGCATGACGAAATCCAAGACCTGCGGTTACTACGTCAACTCCATACTTGCAAAGCTCGAAGTCACAAAGGCCGGCTACGACGAGGCATTAATGCTCGACACGGAGGGATATGTCTCCGAGGGGAGCGGCGAAAATATTTTTATCGCGAAAGGGAACAAGATCAAGACCCCGCCCCTGACATCCATCTTGAACGGAATAACGAGGGACGCCATCATTACCCTGGCCGAAGAATTGGGCTATAAAATGAAGGAAGAGAGGTTTACCAGAGACGAGCTGTATACGGCGGATGAGGCCTTTTTTACGGGAACGGCGGCGGAGGTCACTCCCATAAGGGAGATCGACGACAGGGCTATCGGAAATGGGACCGCCGGCCCGATAACCAAAAAGCTCCAAAAAGTCTTTTTCGATTCGGCCATGGGTAAAGACAAGAAGCACGAAAGCTGGCTCACTTACCTTTAATACTTTTGAGTACGAGCCGAGGGGGGGAGCGTGACATTTCACATTAAAGTACTTACAGGTACTTTTATTCACCTCTTGGGACCTTCGGACCCGAAAGTTGTGTTTAATAGAAGATATTTTGACTTATCTCAAAGGGGTGGACTGACGCCCCATTTTTTTTGACGGAAGACAGGATGACATTGGAG encodes the following:
- a CDS encoding DnaJ domain-containing protein, with translation MSSQEATFRGNLKDIPFPKLLSEIYGMGISGNLTLSRGKVKKDISVSRGMPLKINSNLLQEVLGRYLVKIGKITEEQYQRTLNAAFETKTMHGAVMVNYSLLTDEELKKYLRTQSLYKLLNLFKWNDGEYSFIKRDLAPKGGDLDGISMPTIIIRGIKWGYSLDRIIKAMGPYNNYYLYPGESKLFSKNMMGLNPQEEWLLNQIDGTRTVRETIQMSPLEFIESNKLLYASIIMHILDVKQSPTPSPLSFDKAEKQDELSTKILKKYQKMASQNYFEVLGVDQDTPLPDIKKAYLHLAKKYHPDSFPQDVLPMVEKTVNRIFDTVNKAYRVLSNEKERDLYIRSMSAPEENMTESKLQDVTNAELQFQKGKIYLKKKDYRNAMEAFKWSVKLVPDEGEYLAYLGWVLFLSAENKKGDDAVRAITYLKKAAALNPSIESPSIFLGIIYKVQNLKDVAILQFKKALEINPDSIEARRELKAIGIIKSREEHRGLFGKRKK
- a CDS encoding branched-chain amino acid transaminase; translation: MVDKVSKIWMDGKLIPWEEANVHILTHTLHYGLGVFEGIRCYKCSDGRSAIFRLREHVDRLFGSAKISFIDIPYSEDDIAEAVIETLKVNNMEEGYIRPIVFIGDGAMGVHPQKNPIRTAIVVWKWGAYLGDDGLSKGIRVKTSSFTRHHVNTSMTKSKTCGYYVNSILAKLEVTKAGYDEALMLDTEGYVSEGSGENIFIAKGNKIKTPPLTSILNGITRDAIITLAEELGYKMKEERFTRDELYTADEAFFTGTAAEVTPIREIDDRAIGNGTAGPITKKLQKVFFDSAMGKDKKHESWLTYL